A part of Terriglobia bacterium genomic DNA contains:
- a CDS encoding DJ-1/PfpI family protein, translating into MAGKKILMLVGDYVEDYEVMVPFQALQMVGHKVDAVCPGKKAGETVRTAIHDFEGDQTYSEKRGHNFQVNAAFEDVKAGSYDALVVPGGRAPEYLRMNEKVLEIVRHFFDAGKPVAALCHGAQLLVAAGVAKGRSISAYPAVGPEVTLAGGKYVDLPMTEAHVDGNLVSGPAWPAHPAWLAKFLQVLDKSAPAKTAKA; encoded by the coding sequence ATGGCAGGCAAAAAGATTCTGATGCTTGTCGGCGACTATGTCGAAGATTATGAAGTGATGGTGCCTTTCCAGGCCCTGCAGATGGTGGGGCACAAGGTTGATGCTGTCTGCCCTGGGAAGAAAGCGGGCGAGACAGTCCGCACGGCCATCCATGATTTTGAAGGCGACCAGACCTACAGTGAGAAGCGCGGACACAACTTCCAGGTGAATGCCGCTTTCGAGGACGTCAAGGCCGGTTCCTACGACGCGCTGGTGGTTCCCGGCGGGCGGGCTCCGGAGTATTTGCGGATGAATGAAAAGGTGCTGGAAATCGTCCGGCATTTTTTTGACGCGGGAAAGCCGGTGGCCGCACTGTGCCACGGAGCGCAGTTGCTGGTGGCGGCAGGCGTCGCCAAAGGAAGGTCGATCAGCGCGTACCCGGCGGTGGGACCGGAAGTCACCCTGGCCGGAGGAAAATACGTTGACCTTCCCATGACGGAAGCGCACGTGGACGGCAATCTGGTGTCGGGACCGGCCTGGCCCGCGCATCCCGCCTGGCTGGCTAAATTCCTGCAAGTGCTCGATAAGAGCGCGCCAGCTAAAACCGCAAAGGCGTGA
- a CDS encoding NADPH-dependent F420 reductase: protein MKIGIIGAGHIGGTLARRLTQLGHQVSVANSRGPESLAGLAKETGAKAVTPAEAARSGDVVIVTIPLANVPDLPKDLFAGVPENIVVVDTGNYYPRQRDGKIEGIEGGMLESRWVEKQLRRPVVKAFNNIYAQHLMENGKPAGSPGRIALPVAGDDKWAKDVVMGLVNELGFDAVDAGGLDESWRQQPGTPVYATDFDAEGVRRVLAQASPGRKPEWRATSNSPGSYARPA, encoded by the coding sequence ATGAAAATCGGCATTATTGGCGCAGGACACATTGGCGGCACGCTCGCGCGGCGGCTGACACAGCTTGGGCATCAGGTTTCCGTGGCCAACTCTCGCGGGCCCGAATCGCTTGCCGGGCTTGCCAAAGAGACCGGAGCGAAGGCGGTGACGCCGGCTGAAGCCGCGCGTTCCGGCGATGTGGTGATCGTGACAATCCCGCTGGCGAATGTTCCCGATTTGCCCAAGGACCTTTTTGCGGGCGTTCCCGAAAACATCGTGGTGGTTGACACGGGCAACTACTATCCGAGGCAGCGCGACGGGAAAATCGAAGGGATCGAAGGCGGCATGCTGGAGAGCCGGTGGGTGGAGAAGCAATTGAGGCGGCCGGTGGTGAAAGCGTTTAACAACATCTATGCCCAGCACCTGATGGAAAACGGCAAGCCCGCAGGCTCGCCCGGGCGAATTGCCTTGCCGGTCGCGGGCGATGACAAATGGGCCAAGGACGTCGTGATGGGGCTGGTGAACGAACTCGGATTCGACGCCGTTGATGCCGGAGGACTGGATGAATCGTGGCGGCAGCAACCGGGAACTCCCGTCTATGCCACCGATTTTGATGCAGAGGGAGTCCGGCGGGTGCTGGCCCAGGCATCTCCCGGCCGAAAGCCGGAATGGCGGGCTACTTCAAACAGTCCCGGAAGCTATGCCCGGCCGGCATGA